In Amphiprion ocellaris isolate individual 3 ecotype Okinawa chromosome 3, ASM2253959v1, whole genome shotgun sequence, one genomic interval encodes:
- the LOC111575652 gene encoding uncharacterized protein LOC111575652 isoform X1: MTYSHLPCRCPAISLSECSVSLSVGVGMGSGASVSEELRPERLEVEDAQPGASRASTPAEWSQDALQADVKTTKPDNHTVDILSVKSEESNVNQQQTLQLNLIPAMNETVSEGEEVSLDFESFLHNNGTLYSCFSHHGNRVYVDESQNLQLFPKEWYNQGRFITTNNEGSSQLQTLAISQSAVREDDRTGSIYIQGKGTVMTYMFEERVNTCRFWDPQSGVWLLLPLQWEMDVEFVKVRVQRVMFALPGLVDQKEITAALRQCNYDPEEVISVYLTMFGEILLQASPSGDQSYTDLNSFRALLDRDRVIEDMRHKLQTKEKEVENLFQRNSYLTGEVRYLTDVVQHLNQKLAELEADQQEAREKIRTLLNRRTPAVPPDKTIPKPAVDPSQLCKVSRLTRELNISNKQLRSTAHQALADIKNQLGQFYDTVGKLAQVEQEATKETEELRCLYRKEVVERKSLYNKLLELQGNIRVFCRCRKSLASSCLEKTDDQEVVVIQKGNRKKFQFDKVYSPSSTQEDVFTGTLPVITSCVDGYNVCILAYGQTGSGKTYTMMGSKENPGVNIRSIRELLHICAGKEKVSYTLKISMLEIYNDTLNDLLTKSPSASLDIRVQGKAVSVPGLTQVQVQTETDILSVMEMGEKNRKIASTKMNIQSSRSHLMVALEVEGSDEVSGLTSRGTLTLCDLAGSERISKTEAEGQRLVEAAAINKSLTALGQVFGALKCNALHIPFRNSKLTHLLQPCLSGDAKCCVFVNVSPDVKDVVETLSTLQFGTTIRQVSLGKTTQNIVPAKTNKTVK, encoded by the exons ATGACCTATTCTCACCTGCCCTGCCGATGTCCTGCCATCTCTCTCTCCGAGTGTTCAGTGAGTCTATCTGTGGGTGTCGGAATGGGCAGCGGAGCATCCGTCAGCGAAGAACTGCGGCCGGAGAGGCTGGAGGTCGAGGACGCTCAACCTGGAGCCAGCCGAGCCTCCACACCTGCGGAATGGAGCCAGGACGCCCTGCAG GCAGATGTGAAGACAACCAAACCTGACAATCACACTGTGGACATTCTGTCTGTGAAGAGTGAGGAGAGCAACGTAAATCAACAACAAACTCTGCAACTAAACCTGATTCCAGCCATGAAT GAAACTGTGTCAGAGGGTGAGGAAGTGTCTCTGGATTTTGAGAGTTTCCTCCACAACAACGGGACACTCTACAGCTGCTTCAGCCACCATGGGAACAGAGTTTATGTTGATGAGTCCCAG AACCTACAACTTTTTCCAAAAGAGTGGTACAATCAGGGACGCTTCATCACCACCAACAATGAG gGCTCTAGTCAGCTTCAAACTTTGGCCATCAGCCAGTCAGCAGTCAGGGAGGATGACCGAACTGGCAGCATCTACATCCAAGGCAAAGGAACAGTCATGACCTACATGTTTGAG GAAAGGGTGAATACCTGCAGGTTCTGGGACCCTCAGTCAGGCGTCTGGCTGCTACTGCCACTGCAGTGGGAGATGGATGTCGAGTTTGTCAAAGTTCGAGTTCAGCGAGTCATG TTCGCCCTGCCAGGCCTGGTGGACCAGAAGGAGATCACAGCAGCTCTCAGACAGTGCAACTACGACCCTGAAGAAGTCATCTCTGTGTACCTCACCATGTTTGGAGAAATCCTCCTGCAAGCCTCTCCAAGTGGAGATCAAAGCTACACTGACCTCAACTCCTTCAG AGCCCTTCTGGATAGGGACCGTGTCATCGAAGATATGAGGCACAAGCTCCAGACTAAAGAGAAGGAGGTGGAAAATCTCTTCCAGAGGAACAGTTACCTGACAGGGGAGGTCCGTTACCTGACTGACGTTGTCCAGCACTTGAACCAGAAGCTGGCTGAGCTGGAGGCTGATCAGCAAGAGGCACGAGAGAAAATCCGAACCCTCCTGAATCGCCGAACTCCGGCTGTCCCACCAGACAAAACCATCCCTAAGCCTGCTGTGGACCCCAGCCAACTCTGCAAGGTGAGCCGGCTGACTCGAGAACTCAACATCTCAAACAAGCAGCTTCGATCAACTGCTCACCAAGCTCTGGCTGACATTAAGAATCAACTGGGGCAGTTTTATGACACAGTTGGGAAGCTGGCCCAAGTAGAACAGGAGGCAACAAAGGAGACGGAGGAACTGCGATGCCTTTACAGGAaggaggtggtggagaggaAGAGCCTATACAACAAGCTATTGGAGCTGCAGGGAAACATTCGGGTGTTCTGCCGCTGCAGGAAGAGCTTGGCCTCCAGCTGTCTGGAGAAAACTGATGACCAGGAAGTGGTAGTCATCcagaaaggaaacagaaagaagttCCAGTTTGACAAAGTGTACTCTCCCAGCAGTACACAG GAGGATGTGTTTACTGGAACTCTACCAGTTATAACGTCCTGTGTGGATGGCTATAATGTCTGTATACTGGCCTATGGACAAACTGGCTCAGGCAAGACATACACCATGATGGGCAGCAAGGAAAACCCTGGAGTCAACATCAg gTCGATACGAGAGCTGCTACACATTTGTGCAGGAAAAGAGAAGGTGTCCTACACTCTGAAG ATTTCCATGCTAGAGATTTATAACGACACTTTGAATGACCTGTTGACCAAAAGTCCCAGTGCTTCGCTGGATATCAGAGTCCAGGGGAAAGCAGTGTCTGTCCCAGGACTGACTCAAGTCCAAGTCCAGACTGAGACTGACATTCTCAGTGTCATGGAGATGGgagaaaagaacagaaagattGCCTCCACCAAAATGAATATACAGAG CTCTCGCTCTCACCTGATGGTGGCACTGGAGGTAGAGGGCTCAGATGAGGTGTCTGGACTGACGTCTCGAGGTACATTGACATTATGTGACCTCGCTGGATCTGAACGGATCTCCAAGACAGAAGCTGAAGGTCAGAGGCTGGTGGAGGCGGCTGCCATAAATAAATCCTTGACAGCACTGGGACAG GTGTTTGGAGCTCTGAAATGTAATGCTCTCCACATCCCATTCAGGAACTCTAAACTCACCCACCTCCTGCAGCCCTGCCTCAGCGGAGACGCCAAG tgctgtgtgtttgtgaacgTGAGTCCTGACGTCAAGGATGTGGTGGAAACTCTAAGCACGCTACAGTTTGGTACCACCATTCGGCAGGTTTCGCTTggcaaaacgacacaaaacattGTACCTGCTAAAACCAATAAGACTGTCAAGTAG
- the LOC111575652 gene encoding uncharacterized protein LOC111575652 isoform X2: MNETVSEGEEVSLDFESFLHNNGTLYSCFSHHGNRVYVDESQNLQLFPKEWYNQGRFITTNNEGSSQLQTLAISQSAVREDDRTGSIYIQGKGTVMTYMFEERVNTCRFWDPQSGVWLLLPLQWEMDVEFVKVRVQRVMFALPGLVDQKEITAALRQCNYDPEEVISVYLTMFGEILLQASPSGDQSYTDLNSFRALLDRDRVIEDMRHKLQTKEKEVENLFQRNSYLTGEVRYLTDVVQHLNQKLAELEADQQEAREKIRTLLNRRTPAVPPDKTIPKPAVDPSQLCKVSRLTRELNISNKQLRSTAHQALADIKNQLGQFYDTVGKLAQVEQEATKETEELRCLYRKEVVERKSLYNKLLELQGNIRVFCRCRKSLASSCLEKTDDQEVVVIQKGNRKKFQFDKVYSPSSTQEDVFTGTLPVITSCVDGYNVCILAYGQTGSGKTYTMMGSKENPGVNIRSIRELLHICAGKEKVSYTLKISMLEIYNDTLNDLLTKSPSASLDIRVQGKAVSVPGLTQVQVQTETDILSVMEMGEKNRKIASTKMNIQSSRSHLMVALEVEGSDEVSGLTSRGTLTLCDLAGSERISKTEAEGQRLVEAAAINKSLTALGQVFGALKCNALHIPFRNSKLTHLLQPCLSGDAKCCVFVNVSPDVKDVVETLSTLQFGTTIRQVSLGKTTQNIVPAKTNKTVK, encoded by the exons ATGAAT GAAACTGTGTCAGAGGGTGAGGAAGTGTCTCTGGATTTTGAGAGTTTCCTCCACAACAACGGGACACTCTACAGCTGCTTCAGCCACCATGGGAACAGAGTTTATGTTGATGAGTCCCAG AACCTACAACTTTTTCCAAAAGAGTGGTACAATCAGGGACGCTTCATCACCACCAACAATGAG gGCTCTAGTCAGCTTCAAACTTTGGCCATCAGCCAGTCAGCAGTCAGGGAGGATGACCGAACTGGCAGCATCTACATCCAAGGCAAAGGAACAGTCATGACCTACATGTTTGAG GAAAGGGTGAATACCTGCAGGTTCTGGGACCCTCAGTCAGGCGTCTGGCTGCTACTGCCACTGCAGTGGGAGATGGATGTCGAGTTTGTCAAAGTTCGAGTTCAGCGAGTCATG TTCGCCCTGCCAGGCCTGGTGGACCAGAAGGAGATCACAGCAGCTCTCAGACAGTGCAACTACGACCCTGAAGAAGTCATCTCTGTGTACCTCACCATGTTTGGAGAAATCCTCCTGCAAGCCTCTCCAAGTGGAGATCAAAGCTACACTGACCTCAACTCCTTCAG AGCCCTTCTGGATAGGGACCGTGTCATCGAAGATATGAGGCACAAGCTCCAGACTAAAGAGAAGGAGGTGGAAAATCTCTTCCAGAGGAACAGTTACCTGACAGGGGAGGTCCGTTACCTGACTGACGTTGTCCAGCACTTGAACCAGAAGCTGGCTGAGCTGGAGGCTGATCAGCAAGAGGCACGAGAGAAAATCCGAACCCTCCTGAATCGCCGAACTCCGGCTGTCCCACCAGACAAAACCATCCCTAAGCCTGCTGTGGACCCCAGCCAACTCTGCAAGGTGAGCCGGCTGACTCGAGAACTCAACATCTCAAACAAGCAGCTTCGATCAACTGCTCACCAAGCTCTGGCTGACATTAAGAATCAACTGGGGCAGTTTTATGACACAGTTGGGAAGCTGGCCCAAGTAGAACAGGAGGCAACAAAGGAGACGGAGGAACTGCGATGCCTTTACAGGAaggaggtggtggagaggaAGAGCCTATACAACAAGCTATTGGAGCTGCAGGGAAACATTCGGGTGTTCTGCCGCTGCAGGAAGAGCTTGGCCTCCAGCTGTCTGGAGAAAACTGATGACCAGGAAGTGGTAGTCATCcagaaaggaaacagaaagaagttCCAGTTTGACAAAGTGTACTCTCCCAGCAGTACACAG GAGGATGTGTTTACTGGAACTCTACCAGTTATAACGTCCTGTGTGGATGGCTATAATGTCTGTATACTGGCCTATGGACAAACTGGCTCAGGCAAGACATACACCATGATGGGCAGCAAGGAAAACCCTGGAGTCAACATCAg gTCGATACGAGAGCTGCTACACATTTGTGCAGGAAAAGAGAAGGTGTCCTACACTCTGAAG ATTTCCATGCTAGAGATTTATAACGACACTTTGAATGACCTGTTGACCAAAAGTCCCAGTGCTTCGCTGGATATCAGAGTCCAGGGGAAAGCAGTGTCTGTCCCAGGACTGACTCAAGTCCAAGTCCAGACTGAGACTGACATTCTCAGTGTCATGGAGATGGgagaaaagaacagaaagattGCCTCCACCAAAATGAATATACAGAG CTCTCGCTCTCACCTGATGGTGGCACTGGAGGTAGAGGGCTCAGATGAGGTGTCTGGACTGACGTCTCGAGGTACATTGACATTATGTGACCTCGCTGGATCTGAACGGATCTCCAAGACAGAAGCTGAAGGTCAGAGGCTGGTGGAGGCGGCTGCCATAAATAAATCCTTGACAGCACTGGGACAG GTGTTTGGAGCTCTGAAATGTAATGCTCTCCACATCCCATTCAGGAACTCTAAACTCACCCACCTCCTGCAGCCCTGCCTCAGCGGAGACGCCAAG tgctgtgtgtttgtgaacgTGAGTCCTGACGTCAAGGATGTGGTGGAAACTCTAAGCACGCTACAGTTTGGTACCACCATTCGGCAGGTTTCGCTTggcaaaacgacacaaaacattGTACCTGCTAAAACCAATAAGACTGTCAAGTAG